One part of the Desulfonema ishimotonii genome encodes these proteins:
- a CDS encoding branched-chain amino acid ABC transporter permease, translated as MEEFFHQLTNGLAIGGIYALIALGYTMVYGVLKLINFAHGDLFTIGAYLGLTLLTSLSLNQYLGAFLGVLLLAVMVMGLVGIIGIILDRAAYRPLRQSPRLSAVVSALGASIFFQNAVMLIYGARYKFYPQGILPRIALNILGVDIPLMRILILLTSVVMMVALYLFIQKTKVGTAIRAAAIDQGAARLMGINVDRVIMIVFLIGPALGGVAGLMVGLYYGQINFTMGWVYGLKAFTAAILGGIGNIPGAMVGGLLLGVIEALGAAYISIAWKDAIAFCVLIGILIVRPTGLLGERVAEKV; from the coding sequence ATGGAAGAATTTTTTCACCAACTGACAAACGGACTGGCAATCGGCGGCATCTATGCCCTGATTGCCCTGGGCTACACGATGGTCTACGGCGTGCTGAAGCTGATCAACTTCGCCCACGGCGACCTCTTCACCATCGGCGCATATCTTGGCCTGACCCTGCTGACCTCCCTCTCCCTGAACCAGTATCTGGGGGCATTCCTGGGGGTGCTGCTCCTGGCGGTGATGGTCATGGGGCTGGTCGGCATTATCGGCATTATCCTGGACCGGGCCGCCTACAGGCCCCTGAGACAATCGCCCCGGCTTTCGGCCGTGGTCTCGGCATTGGGCGCTTCCATCTTTTTTCAGAACGCGGTCATGCTCATCTACGGCGCCCGGTATAAATTTTATCCCCAGGGCATTCTGCCCAGGATAGCGCTGAATATTCTGGGCGTGGACATCCCGCTCATGCGGATTCTCATCCTGCTGACCTCGGTGGTGATGATGGTGGCCCTCTACCTGTTCATCCAGAAGACAAAGGTCGGCACCGCCATCCGCGCGGCAGCCATCGACCAGGGCGCGGCGCGGCTCATGGGCATCAACGTGGACCGGGTCATTATGATCGTCTTCCTGATCGGACCGGCCCTGGGCGGCGTTGCCGGGCTGATGGTGGGCCTCTACTACGGCCAGATCAACTTTACAATGGGATGGGTGTACGGCCTCAAGGCGTTTACCGCAGCCATTCTGGGTGGCATCGGCAATATCCCGGGGGCCATGGTGGGCGGCCTCCTCCTGGGCGTGATCGAGGCACTGGGCGCGGCCTATATCTCCATTGCCTGGAAGGACGCCATCGCCTTTTGCGTACTCATCGGAATCCTGATCGTCCGGCCCACCGGACTGCTGGGGGAACGGGTGGCGGAGAAAGTATGA
- a CDS encoding branched-chain amino acid ABC transporter substrate-binding protein, which translates to MKKGLFFVLALSLMLSTAAFAADTIKIGLMAPLTGKWANEGQEMKQVVDLLADELNAAGGLLGKKVEVISEDDAGDPRQGALAAQRLSTQDVVASVGTYGSSTTEATQGIYDEYEIIQIANASTAVRLSEKGLPLFFRSCPRDDEQGIVGAKTLIKAGYKKIALLHDNTSYASGLATEIRNELEREGVKPVFFEALTPGEQDYAAILTKMKGANPDVVFFTGYYPEAGLMLRQKKEMGWNVPFMGGDATNNPDLIKSAGKDAAAGYMLVSPPVPGDLDTPEAKAFLDAFKKKYTGQPGSIWSVLAGDGFNVICEAIQKAGTTDTKKVAEYLKTQMKDFPGLTGKLAFNNKGDRVGDVYRIYKVDAGGNFVLQQ; encoded by the coding sequence ATGAAGAAGGGATTGTTTTTTGTACTGGCGCTGAGTCTGATGCTCTCAACCGCAGCCTTTGCTGCCGATACCATCAAGATCGGCCTGATGGCCCCCCTGACCGGCAAATGGGCCAATGAGGGGCAGGAGATGAAACAGGTCGTTGACCTGCTGGCGGATGAACTGAACGCCGCAGGCGGTCTGCTGGGCAAAAAGGTGGAAGTGATCAGCGAAGATGACGCCGGTGATCCGCGCCAGGGCGCACTGGCCGCCCAGCGCCTCTCAACCCAGGACGTTGTGGCGTCTGTCGGCACCTACGGCTCCTCCACCACCGAAGCCACCCAGGGGATCTACGATGAGTATGAAATCATCCAGATCGCCAATGCGTCAACAGCCGTCCGCCTCTCTGAAAAGGGGCTGCCGCTCTTCTTCCGCTCCTGCCCCAGAGATGACGAGCAGGGCATCGTGGGCGCGAAAACCCTGATCAAAGCCGGGTACAAAAAAATCGCCCTGCTCCATGACAACACCAGCTACGCCAGCGGTCTGGCCACCGAGATCCGGAATGAGCTGGAGAGAGAAGGCGTCAAACCGGTTTTCTTTGAGGCGCTGACCCCCGGTGAGCAGGACTATGCGGCTATTCTGACAAAAATGAAAGGCGCGAACCCGGACGTCGTCTTTTTTACCGGCTACTATCCCGAAGCAGGCCTGATGCTCCGCCAGAAAAAAGAGATGGGATGGAACGTGCCGTTCATGGGCGGTGATGCCACCAATAACCCGGATCTGATCAAGAGCGCCGGAAAAGATGCGGCTGCGGGCTACATGCTCGTCAGCCCCCCGGTACCGGGTGATCTCGACACCCCCGAAGCCAAAGCCTTTCTGGATGCGTTTAAGAAAAAATACACCGGCCAGCCAGGTTCGATCTGGTCCGTACTGGCCGGTGACGGCTTCAACGTCATCTGCGAAGCGATTCAGAAGGCCGGAACCACGGATACCAAAAAGGTGGCCGAATACCTGAAGACACAGATGAAAGACTTCCCCGGTCTGACCGGTAAACTCGCCTTCAATAACAAGGGCGACCGGGTCGGCGATGTCTACCGGATCTACAAGGTGGACGCCGGCGGAAACTTCGTCCTCCAGCAGTAA
- a CDS encoding Rid family detoxifying hydrolase, with product MERSIVQTDQAPSAIGPYSQAIAAPPWLFVSGQLGMNPWTGELVGDRLEDQARQAIENLLQIVRAGGGDAGDVVAVDVFVTDMGGFADFNAIYEEYFGAYKPARAVVEVSALPKGACVEIKCIAHIRT from the coding sequence ATGGAACGCAGTATTGTTCAGACTGATCAGGCCCCTTCCGCCATCGGCCCCTATTCACAGGCCATTGCCGCACCGCCGTGGCTGTTTGTGAGCGGCCAGCTGGGGATGAATCCCTGGACCGGTGAACTGGTGGGGGACCGGCTGGAGGATCAGGCCCGGCAGGCCATTGAAAATCTGCTGCAAATCGTCCGGGCCGGGGGCGGAGATGCCGGAGACGTGGTGGCCGTGGATGTCTTTGTGACCGACATGGGCGGATTTGCCGATTTCAACGCCATCTATGAGGAATACTTCGGGGCGTACAAACCGGCACGGGCTGTGGTGGAGGTCAGCGCCCTTCCCAAAGGGGCCTGCGTTGAAATCAAGTGCATAGCACACATCAGAACCTGA
- a CDS encoding YhdH/YhfP family quinone oxidoreductase has product MKNQRFKAMVVEEGENRTFTRQIREKAVEDLPGGDVLVRVQYSSLNYKDALSATGNRGVTRNYPHTPGIDAAGTVAESGDSRFQAGDAVIVTSYDLGMNTPGGFGQYIRVPGDWVVRLPKHLTLRESMIYGTAGFTAGMSVCALAHGVQPDQGDVLVTGATGGVGSIAVALLSRLGYAVSAATGKTAEKQFLMNLGAKAVIGRDETLDTGGRPMLRARWAGVIDTVGGDMLATAIKSAKPNGIVTCCGNVASPDLPITVFPFILRGVTLVGIDSQNCPMEHRMRVWEKLAGEWKPDRLAELCREISLNELDENIDLILRGGQKGRVVVNLDA; this is encoded by the coding sequence ATGAAAAATCAGCGTTTTAAGGCAATGGTTGTGGAAGAAGGTGAAAACAGAACCTTTACCCGTCAGATCCGCGAAAAAGCCGTGGAAGATCTGCCCGGAGGCGATGTCCTGGTGCGGGTTCAATATTCCTCGCTTAACTACAAGGACGCGCTGTCTGCAACCGGAAACCGGGGCGTGACGCGCAATTATCCCCACACACCCGGCATTGATGCTGCCGGAACGGTGGCGGAAAGCGGGGACAGCCGGTTTCAGGCCGGTGATGCGGTGATTGTCACCAGCTACGATCTTGGCATGAACACGCCCGGCGGCTTCGGGCAGTACATCCGCGTGCCCGGAGACTGGGTGGTGAGGCTGCCGAAGCATCTCACGCTGAGGGAGAGCATGATTTACGGCACTGCCGGATTTACCGCCGGGATGTCCGTCTGCGCCCTGGCCCACGGGGTTCAGCCGGATCAGGGCGATGTGCTGGTGACCGGCGCCACCGGCGGGGTGGGGAGTATCGCGGTGGCGCTGCTTTCCAGACTGGGCTATGCGGTATCTGCCGCCACCGGCAAAACCGCTGAAAAACAGTTTCTCATGAATCTGGGCGCAAAGGCTGTCATCGGGCGGGACGAAACGCTCGACACCGGTGGACGGCCCATGCTCAGAGCCCGGTGGGCCGGTGTGATCGACACTGTGGGCGGCGATATGCTGGCAACGGCTATCAAATCTGCAAAACCGAACGGGATTGTGACCTGCTGCGGCAATGTGGCCTCTCCGGACCTGCCCATCACCGTATTTCCGTTTATCCTGCGGGGGGTGACACTGGTGGGCATCGACTCCCAGAACTGCCCCATGGAACACCGGATGCGGGTGTGGGAAAAGCTGGCCGGGGAGTGGAAGCCGGACCGGTTGGCAGAACTTTGCCGGGAAATTTCCCTGAACGAGTTGGATGAGAATATTGATCTGATCCTCAGAGGCGGTCAGAAAGGCCGGGTGGTCGTGAATTTGGATGCGTAA
- a CDS encoding DUF2062 domain-containing protein, whose amino-acid sequence MQEKSENQIAKSANKYLLSIKKTYERFVKIRGNPREIALGFALGLFIGMTPYMGIQMVIAVCLAAILKWNKISAAMGVWISNPLTAPLIYSITYYIGKKTLGIETACCLPETLELDIIIAIIKQAPEIFWILTVGGIILGIPLALAGYHLSFSAILRYREEIRRKIAEEKKKLANTRNKIKTKIKRRKKRRR is encoded by the coding sequence ATGCAGGAAAAAAGCGAAAACCAGATCGCAAAAAGCGCAAACAAATATCTGCTTTCAATAAAAAAAACATATGAACGATTCGTAAAAATCCGGGGAAATCCGAGAGAGATTGCTCTGGGGTTTGCGCTGGGCCTCTTTATCGGCATGACGCCCTATATGGGGATTCAGATGGTGATTGCGGTCTGTCTGGCCGCCATTCTCAAGTGGAACAAAATTTCCGCAGCAATGGGCGTCTGGATCAGCAACCCGCTGACCGCCCCCCTGATTTACAGCATAACCTATTATATAGGTAAGAAAACCCTCGGCATTGAAACGGCCTGCTGCCTTCCCGAAACACTGGAGCTGGATATCATCATTGCCATCATAAAACAGGCCCCGGAGATCTTCTGGATACTGACGGTCGGCGGCATCATCCTGGGCATCCCCCTTGCCCTGGCCGGGTACCACCTGTCGTTTTCCGCAATCCTCAGATACCGGGAAGAGATTCGGCGGAAGATTGCCGAAGAAAAGAAAAAGCTGGCCAATACCCGCAATAAAATCAAAACAAAAATAAAACGCCGGAAAAAACGGCGGCGCTGA
- the pgeF gene encoding peptidoglycan editing factor PgeF, whose protein sequence is MKQFEGIWHGLFTRKGGVSLRPWKSLNVGRSVGDSPRAVTQNRRRILRTAGGDRLVFAHQVHGTEILIVSENSGEAASASPRSDPAPADAMITDIPGQNLVIQVADCQPVLLYDADRHVAANIHSGWRGSIRNIIGKTISAMTAHFQSDPRRIFAGIGPSLGPCCAEFVNYQREIPEKYRTYRKASDHFDFWAISRDQLCDAGVLPAHIICSGLCTRCRTDLFFSYRGEHTTGRFAAVIGLR, encoded by the coding sequence TTGAAACAATTTGAAGGCATCTGGCACGGCCTTTTCACCCGGAAGGGCGGGGTAAGCCTGCGCCCGTGGAAAAGCCTGAATGTCGGCAGAAGCGTCGGGGATTCCCCCCGGGCCGTCACACAGAACCGCAGGCGGATACTCCGCACGGCAGGCGGGGACCGGCTTGTCTTCGCCCATCAGGTGCATGGAACGGAGATCCTGATCGTATCGGAAAACAGCGGGGAAGCGGCATCAGCAAGTCCCCGGAGCGATCCGGCCCCTGCAGATGCCATGATCACGGATATCCCTGGCCAGAATCTCGTTATCCAGGTCGCGGACTGCCAGCCGGTTCTCCTCTATGACGCAGACCGGCATGTCGCTGCCAACATCCACTCCGGGTGGCGCGGGAGCATCCGCAATATCATCGGCAAAACGATCTCGGCCATGACCGCGCATTTCCAGTCCGATCCCCGCCGGATTTTCGCCGGTATCGGGCCGTCCCTGGGGCCGTGCTGTGCGGAATTTGTCAACTATCAGCGGGAAATTCCGGAAAAATACCGGACCTACCGGAAGGCGTCCGATCATTTTGATTTCTGGGCGATCAGCAGAGACCAGTTATGTGATGCAGGCGTTTTGCCGGCGCATATCATTTGCAGCGGTCTGTGTACCCGGTGCCGGACGGACCTGTTTTTTTCATATCGGGGAGAGCATACCACGGGCCGTTTTGCAGCAGTTATCGGTCTCCGGTAA
- a CDS encoding fumarylacetoacetate hydrolase family protein: MRLIRFGEKGRERPGLLRDGKIVDLRAIFPDIPDIGETFFREGWMERVARVSDAGADMAVRLGAPVHRPSKIICLGKNYAEHAREGGFDTPEAPLLFCKTANTVSGPGDPILMPRTSGQVDWEVELAVVIGREGKRIAPADAFDYVAGYTVMNDVSGREAQFGDGQWFRGKSFDTFAPMGPALVTPDEVGDVDNLRLETLVDGELMQAGNTGDLIFDIPAILEYISREITLWPGDVISTGTPSGVGIFRDPPVTLKPGNVVECRIEKIGALRNTCT; encoded by the coding sequence ATGAGACTGATACGATTCGGAGAAAAAGGAAGGGAGAGGCCGGGTCTGTTGCGGGACGGCAAAATTGTTGATTTAAGGGCGATATTTCCCGATATTCCCGACATCGGCGAGACCTTTTTCAGGGAAGGCTGGATGGAGCGGGTTGCCCGGGTCAGTGATGCCGGGGCTGATATGGCCGTCCGCCTGGGCGCACCGGTTCACCGTCCCTCAAAGATCATATGTCTGGGAAAAAATTACGCGGAACATGCCAGAGAGGGCGGATTCGACACCCCCGAAGCACCGTTGCTCTTCTGCAAAACGGCCAACACCGTCAGCGGACCCGGTGATCCCATCCTCATGCCCCGGACCAGCGGGCAGGTGGACTGGGAGGTGGAGCTGGCCGTGGTGATCGGCAGGGAGGGAAAACGGATTGCCCCGGCTGACGCATTTGACTATGTGGCGGGCTACACGGTGATGAACGACGTATCGGGCCGGGAGGCCCAGTTCGGAGACGGGCAGTGGTTCCGGGGAAAATCCTTTGACACCTTCGCCCCCATGGGCCCGGCCCTGGTGACGCCGGATGAGGTGGGGGATGTGGACAACCTCCGTCTGGAGACCCTGGTGGACGGCGAACTCATGCAGGCGGGCAATACCGGCGATCTGATCTTCGATATTCCGGCCATTCTCGAATATATCAGCCGGGAAATCACCCTGTGGCCGGGGGATGTGATCTCCACGGGCACCCCGTCGGGCGTGGGCATTTTCAGAGATCCGCCCGTGACCCTGAAGCCGGGCAATGTGGTGGAGTGCCGGATCGAAAAGATCGGTGCCCTTCGCAACACCTGCACCTGA
- a CDS encoding cyclic nucleotide-binding domain-containing protein, with amino-acid sequence MYIRQADLFNGVSMYFVKQFMDHTTQESHQPGDILFRQGDPPLCFYILIRGCVKLTPDEAGRKVYIGCHTGDFFGWSGLVGRGAYSASAECVSETDLLKIERDRLLLLLDKDIDNGLVFYKNLAKALGQRLIRAYQLLSEKEA; translated from the coding sequence ATGTACATCAGACAGGCAGATCTGTTCAACGGCGTGAGCATGTATTTTGTAAAACAATTCATGGACCATACCACCCAGGAATCCCATCAGCCAGGCGATATCCTCTTTCGCCAGGGAGATCCGCCCCTCTGTTTCTATATTCTGATCCGGGGATGTGTAAAGCTGACCCCTGATGAAGCGGGGCGGAAGGTCTATATCGGGTGCCACACCGGCGACTTTTTCGGCTGGTCCGGTCTGGTGGGGCGCGGTGCCTATTCTGCCTCTGCCGAATGCGTCAGCGAGACCGATCTTCTGAAAATTGAAAGGGACCGTCTGTTGCTGCTGCTGGATAAGGATATCGACAACGGGCTGGTCTTTTATAAAAATCTGGCAAAGGCCCTTGGCCAGCGCCTGATCAGGGCCTACCAGCTGCTTTCTGAAAAAGAGGCGTGA